One Armatimonadota bacterium genomic region harbors:
- a CDS encoding cation-translocating P-type ATPase, producing MDCADCAARIERALGRVAGVESAHVSLGTGRATVVFDPLKASKAHLAQAVEALGYSVPGSSAPGLRASLRARQEAAPRLFGIASGLFVVAVAGVVLIGLAVERLGLIEAASRLVPAPVALAAVLVGGLPVFRKVFLAVRARSVTPHALMTLGIAGALIIGEYGAAAVIVFFMRFADFLDAYTAGRARQAIQELVAQQPLEARIIRDGIEIDVPASEVGAGEIVLVKPGERIPVDGTIISGRASINQAPITGEAMPVERTEGQAVLAATISLDGALRIRAEHVGADSTFGRIVRLVEEAEAHKSGAQRLADRVTAYYIPVVTVAAAAAWLIGGSASAGVAVLVVSCSCGIALATPVAVVAAVGSAARRGILVKGGTALEGLARAEILLLDKTGTLTVGRPQVTRVRPDGSRTTAEVLAVAAIAERYSEHPAAAAVMAAAPQAGGGEDAAQIEVAPGRGVIVREHGRQVVVGSQRLFAERDLPLPERLTDEAAALEAAGQTVLFVADDGCTVGLIAIADAPRPEVPEALRALRTLGLERITMLTGDNARAARAIADALGVDHRAEMLPEDKIAVVQAFQAEGRVVAMVGDGINDAPALAQADVGIAMGATGTSAALEAADVAIMRDDWRLVPDAVRIGREAFGVIRQNLYGTVAYNLTGIVLAAVGLLPPVLAAAAQVIPDFLILLNSGRLLRSGGRG from the coding sequence ATGGACTGCGCTGACTGCGCCGCTCGGATCGAGCGTGCGCTGGGCCGGGTCGCAGGGGTCGAAAGCGCGCACGTCTCGTTGGGCACCGGCCGCGCCACGGTCGTATTCGACCCCTTGAAGGCGTCAAAGGCGCATCTGGCGCAGGCTGTGGAGGCGCTGGGCTACAGTGTGCCGGGCTCCAGTGCTCCAGGCCTACGCGCTTCCCTCCGGGCCCGTCAAGAAGCCGCGCCCCGGCTCTTCGGGATCGCCTCCGGGCTTTTCGTGGTGGCGGTCGCCGGCGTCGTCCTGATCGGACTGGCCGTCGAGCGCCTGGGGCTGATCGAGGCGGCGTCCCGTCTGGTTCCTGCGCCGGTCGCGCTTGCCGCGGTGCTGGTAGGCGGCCTTCCGGTCTTCCGCAAGGTCTTCCTGGCAGTCCGCGCCCGAAGCGTAACCCCTCACGCCCTGATGACGCTGGGCATCGCAGGAGCCCTGATCATCGGAGAGTACGGTGCGGCCGCGGTCATCGTCTTCTTCATGCGCTTCGCCGACTTCCTCGACGCCTACACCGCGGGCCGCGCCCGGCAGGCGATCCAGGAACTGGTGGCGCAGCAGCCCCTCGAGGCTCGGATCATCCGCGACGGCATCGAGATTGACGTGCCCGCCTCCGAGGTCGGCGCCGGTGAGATCGTCCTGGTCAAACCGGGCGAGCGGATCCCGGTTGACGGCACGATTATCTCCGGGCGGGCCTCGATCAACCAGGCCCCGATCACCGGCGAGGCCATGCCAGTAGAGAGGACCGAGGGACAGGCCGTGCTCGCCGCCACGATCAGTCTGGATGGCGCGCTCCGGATCCGCGCCGAGCACGTGGGCGCCGACAGCACCTTTGGCCGCATCGTGCGGCTGGTGGAAGAAGCCGAAGCCCACAAGAGTGGTGCGCAGCGTCTGGCCGACCGCGTCACCGCGTACTACATCCCGGTCGTGACTGTGGCGGCCGCGGCAGCATGGCTGATCGGCGGCTCGGCAAGCGCCGGGGTGGCCGTGCTCGTCGTCTCGTGTTCGTGCGGGATAGCGCTGGCGACCCCGGTCGCGGTGGTCGCGGCTGTCGGAAGCGCCGCCCGGCGAGGCATCCTCGTCAAGGGCGGGACCGCGCTGGAGGGCCTGGCGCGGGCGGAGATCCTGCTGCTGGACAAGACCGGGACCCTGACCGTGGGCAGGCCGCAGGTGACCCGCGTCCGTCCAGATGGAAGCCGCACCACCGCCGAGGTGCTGGCAGTCGCCGCCATCGCCGAGCGCTACTCCGAACACCCAGCGGCCGCGGCGGTGATGGCCGCGGCCCCACAGGCCGGCGGAGGAGAGGACGCGGCGCAGATCGAGGTAGCTCCTGGCCGCGGCGTGATCGTGCGCGAGCACGGCCGGCAGGTCGTGGTTGGGAGCCAGCGACTGTTCGCCGAGCGCGATCTTCCCCTGCCCGAGCGGCTGACCGACGAGGCGGCGGCGCTGGAGGCCGCCGGCCAGACGGTGCTGTTCGTCGCCGATGATGGCTGCACCGTCGGTCTCATTGCCATCGCCGACGCGCCCAGACCCGAGGTGCCCGAAGCGCTCCGGGCGCTGCGTACTCTAGGTCTGGAGCGCATCACCATGCTCACCGGCGACAACGCGCGCGCCGCCAGGGCGATCGCGGACGCTCTGGGGGTGGACCACCGGGCAGAGATGCTTCCGGAGGACAAGATCGCCGTAGTGCAGGCCTTTCAGGCCGAAGGCCGGGTGGTCGCCATGGTCGGTGACGGCATCAACGACGCCCCGGCCCTTGCCCAGGCCGACGTTGGCATCGCCATGGGCGCCACCGGGACATCGGCGGCGCTGGAGGCCGCCGATGTCGCCATCATGCGGGATGACTGGCGCCTGGTGCCGGACGCGGTACGAATCGGTCGGGAGGCGTTCGGCGTCATTCGCCAGAACCTGTACGGCACCGTTGCCTACAACTTGACGGGCATTGTGCTGGCGGCCGTCGGCCTGCTGCCTCCGGTGCTGGCCGCGGCTGCGCAGGTGATTCCCGACTTCCTGATACTGTTGAACTCGGGGCGGCTGCTGCGGTCCGGAGGGCGTGGGTGA
- the fabF gene encoding beta-ketoacyl-ACP synthase II, with product MVVTGLGAVTPVGLSAPETWQALCAGRSGVGRITQFDASALPVQIAAEVRGFDPTRCGDGKMAGRLERFAQFAMAAATEALADAGLNPGEAEADRIGVVMNTGGGGVGLVEREKAVMDARGPRRVSPLFVPMMMSNIAACQISISLGFGGPVLTSTAACAAGVLAVVDAVRLIRNGEADVIIAGGCESALTPLSFAAMSNMRALSRRNDEPERASRPFDLDRDGFVFGEGAVALVLERRDHAEARGARIYAAVLGGAVTADAYHVAAPDPDGRGAARAMMRALQQSGLSPDEVDYICAHATATEVGDVAEARAIRQALGYRADRVAVSAPKSMVGHLMGAAGALGALVAVKAIHEGVVPPTINLERQDPECDLDCVPNVARRMEVGVAMANGFGFGGQNIVALFGRA from the coding sequence GTGGTCGTCACCGGCCTGGGGGCCGTCACCCCCGTGGGCCTATCCGCGCCCGAGACATGGCAGGCCCTGTGTGCAGGCCGGTCCGGCGTAGGTCGCATTACGCAGTTCGACGCCTCCGCATTGCCTGTGCAGATAGCAGCCGAGGTGCGCGGGTTCGATCCCACGCGGTGCGGAGACGGCAAGATGGCCGGCCGCCTGGAACGGTTCGCGCAGTTCGCGATGGCGGCCGCTACCGAGGCGCTCGCGGACGCGGGCCTGAACCCAGGCGAGGCCGAGGCGGACCGGATCGGCGTGGTGATGAACACGGGCGGCGGCGGGGTGGGCCTGGTGGAGCGGGAGAAGGCCGTGATGGACGCACGCGGTCCGCGCCGCGTTAGCCCGTTGTTCGTCCCGATGATGATGTCCAACATCGCCGCCTGCCAGATCTCGATCTCGCTGGGGTTTGGCGGTCCTGTCCTCACCTCGACGGCCGCGTGCGCCGCGGGTGTGCTAGCGGTGGTGGACGCGGTCCGGCTGATCCGGAATGGCGAGGCGGACGTCATCATCGCCGGCGGGTGCGAGTCGGCGCTGACTCCGCTCTCGTTCGCCGCGATGTCGAACATGCGGGCCCTTTCCAGGCGCAACGACGAGCCCGAACGGGCCAGCAGGCCCTTCGACCTGGACCGCGACGGGTTCGTCTTCGGGGAGGGAGCGGTCGCGCTGGTGCTGGAGCGTCGGGACCACGCGGAGGCCCGCGGGGCGCGGATCTACGCCGCCGTGCTGGGGGGTGCCGTTACCGCCGACGCCTACCACGTGGCCGCGCCCGATCCCGATGGCAGAGGGGCGGCGCGGGCGATGATGCGCGCTCTGCAGCAATCCGGGCTTTCCCCCGATGAAGTGGACTACATCTGCGCCCATGCCACAGCCACCGAGGTTGGCGACGTGGCCGAGGCCCGCGCGATCCGGCAGGCGCTGGGGTACCGCGCGGACCGCGTCGCGGTCAGCGCCCCGAAGTCCATGGTAGGACACCTCATGGGCGCGGCCGGCGCCCTGGGCGCGCTGGTCGCGGTCAAGGCAATCCACGAAGGCGTTGTACCTCCCACCATCAACCTCGAACGGCAGGATCCGGAGTGCGACCTGGACTGCGTGCCGAACGTGGCCCGGCGCATGGAGGTAGGGGTCGCCATGGCCAACGGATTCGGCTTCGGCGGCCAGAACATCGTAGCGCTCTTCGGCCGGGCCTGA
- a CDS encoding TIGR00725 family protein, producing MRIGVIGEQDATPALVAAAEEVGREVARRGGVVVCGGMGGVMAGAARGAAREGGVVIGILPGSTADGGSPHVTIPIITGMGEGRNVLIARTAEAVIAIGGAFGTLSEIAYALKMGVPVVGYQTWVLQRAGLQADPIWRVDRPIEAVALAWEAAVERRRALEGIVSHEARSPTGRREEP from the coding sequence CTGCGGATCGGCGTGATAGGCGAGCAGGACGCCACTCCGGCGCTTGTTGCCGCGGCCGAGGAAGTCGGCAGGGAGGTCGCCCGCAGGGGGGGCGTGGTTGTCTGCGGCGGGATGGGAGGGGTGATGGCCGGCGCGGCGCGGGGTGCGGCCCGCGAGGGTGGCGTCGTTATCGGCATCCTCCCTGGGTCAACCGCCGACGGAGGCAGCCCCCACGTGACCATACCCATCATCACGGGCATGGGCGAGGGGCGCAACGTCCTGATCGCGCGTACGGCGGAGGCGGTGATCGCGATCGGCGGCGCCTTCGGAACGCTTTCGGAGATCGCATACGCGCTCAAGATGGGAGTCCCGGTGGTGGGTTATCAGACATGGGTGCTCCAGCGGGCCGGGCTGCAGGCCGATCCCATCTGGCGCGTGGACAGACCCATTGAGGCAGTGGCACTTGCCTGGGAGGCGGCCGTCGAGCGCCGGCGCGCGCTGGAGGGCATCGTGTCTCACGAAGCACGTTCCCCAACGGGGAGGAGGGAAGAACCATGA
- a CDS encoding extracellular solute-binding protein, which produces MRRLVAVLVVLVAVAATGPTGYGQSRVTLQVAIAADVNVVEVHRNFLGVAFSKNHPTVGFNVVGTGTGEAASRAIYAKLKAQADAGRRNWDIDVALVSMRYAAQMARENLLHRFTSDLQFAPYVVGPDTVRAFGVDIKGYVVPMFRNQIAIAYNPHFVSKPPRTFAELETWVRANPRRFGYNGIRGGVSGIGFTMGWVFYKTGQYDLFVQGPYDKAHEGMIRSSVEQLREFNRNVTVTSGNAGTLDALNRGEIWMGAVWVDQLVAWKNEGRMNPEITPVLIGPGLPIYPLYLTVPREAANRDWAARYIDLVANPHIQAKVIVEQFGWYPGIDPNRVMPLVSDKAKALLFRGVTAEDLARYSRQMPLAEYYDFILLAYEEIVR; this is translated from the coding sequence ATGAGAAGGCTGGTTGCAGTCCTGGTGGTGCTGGTGGCCGTCGCGGCCACAGGCCCGACAGGGTACGGGCAGTCTCGTGTGACGCTGCAGGTGGCCATCGCCGCGGACGTCAACGTCGTCGAGGTTCACCGGAACTTCCTGGGCGTGGCGTTCAGCAAGAACCATCCGACGGTGGGTTTCAACGTTGTGGGCACCGGCACCGGCGAGGCGGCCAGCCGGGCGATCTATGCCAAACTCAAGGCGCAGGCCGATGCCGGGCGCCGGAACTGGGACATTGACGTGGCGCTGGTCTCGATGCGCTACGCCGCACAGATGGCGAGGGAGAACCTGCTGCACCGGTTCACCTCCGATCTCCAGTTCGCGCCCTACGTCGTGGGCCCAGACACGGTACGGGCGTTCGGGGTGGACATCAAGGGCTACGTGGTCCCCATGTTCCGCAACCAGATCGCCATAGCCTACAACCCGCACTTCGTGAGCAAGCCGCCCCGGACGTTCGCAGAACTCGAGACCTGGGTGAGGGCCAACCCCCGGCGGTTCGGCTACAACGGAATACGCGGCGGTGTCTCCGGGATCGGTTTCACCATGGGGTGGGTGTTCTACAAGACCGGGCAGTACGATCTGTTCGTCCAGGGACCCTACGACAAGGCCCATGAGGGGATGATCCGCTCGTCCGTCGAGCAGCTCCGGGAGTTCAACCGGAACGTCACGGTCACCTCGGGCAATGCCGGCACACTGGACGCCTTGAACCGCGGCGAGATATGGATGGGCGCGGTGTGGGTGGACCAGCTCGTGGCCTGGAAGAACGAGGGGCGCATGAACCCGGAGATTACGCCGGTGCTGATCGGGCCCGGCCTGCCCATCTACCCGCTCTACCTGACGGTACCGCGCGAGGCGGCCAACCGCGACTGGGCCGCGCGGTACATTGACCTGGTTGCCAACCCGCACATCCAGGCGAAGGTCATCGTGGAGCAGTTCGGCTGGTATCCGGGGATTGATCCCAACCGGGTGATGCCGCTGGTGTCGGACAAGGCCAAGGCACTGCTGTTCCGAGGCGTGACCGCTGAGGACCTGGCCCGCTATTCGAGGCAAATGCCGCTGGCCGAGTACTACGACTTCATCCTGCTGGCCTACGAGGAGATCGTCCGCTAG
- a CDS encoding winged helix-turn-helix transcriptional regulator, translating to MPAALTALALKGKLFRGFADPSRLAILEALRGGPQCVSEIARGAGLSQPNASMHLACLEGCGLVTRRRQGQFVKYAIADPIVLDLLRGSERLLERVGEQVFRCTRYEGRR from the coding sequence ATGCCTGCCGCATTGACCGCCCTGGCGCTCAAGGGAAAGCTCTTCCGCGGGTTCGCCGATCCCTCACGGCTGGCCATCCTGGAGGCACTGCGCGGCGGTCCTCAGTGCGTGTCGGAGATCGCGCGCGGCGCCGGGCTGAGCCAGCCCAACGCCTCGATGCACCTGGCATGCCTTGAAGGATGCGGGCTCGTGACCCGGCGGCGGCAGGGGCAGTTCGTCAAGTACGCCATCGCAGATCCCATCGTCCTCGACCTGCTGCGCGGCTCCGAACGCCTGCTGGAGCGGGTCGGCGAACAGGTCTTCCGCTGCACCCGCTACGAAGGACGCCGGTAG
- a CDS encoding thiolase domain-containing protein encodes MSMRRVAVVGAGMTRFVRRAMETPKELAWHAARMALDSCGLTLKDVGGVCIGSAPDAFDGVHMKGEYLSDGSGAWGKPVMRSYVGGGTGVFLGPHGWYHVASGLFDVVLVVAEEKMSSFHPHAQAAFLTIFDHTTERPLEPNLLWIFALEMNRYMQTYGISKRDIAQVAVKNKRNAADHPCAMLGEASITVEDVLNSEVLAWPVQRLDVSPVSDGAVAIVMAAEGVAERITDRPVWVQGVGWNLDTAYWTNRDLAYPEYVERAARMAYEMAGVREPRKEIHIVEPYDPFDYKELHHLEGLLLADRGKAPELTAQGVTGRGGAMPVCPSGGLLGVGNPIAAAGLMKVAELFWQLRGEAGARQVPGTPERGLAQAWGDLMQVGTVTILGTQRPA; translated from the coding sequence ATGAGCATGCGACGCGTCGCCGTGGTGGGCGCCGGAATGACCCGGTTCGTGCGGCGGGCCATGGAGACGCCGAAAGAACTGGCCTGGCACGCCGCCCGGATGGCCCTGGACTCCTGCGGGCTCACGCTGAAAGACGTCGGCGGCGTCTGCATCGGCAGCGCGCCCGACGCCTTCGACGGCGTGCACATGAAGGGCGAGTACCTCTCCGACGGTAGTGGCGCCTGGGGTAAGCCGGTGATGCGCTCGTACGTCGGGGGCGGAACCGGGGTGTTCCTTGGGCCGCACGGCTGGTACCACGTCGCCAGCGGCCTGTTCGACGTGGTGCTGGTGGTCGCCGAGGAGAAGATGTCGAGTTTCCACCCGCACGCCCAGGCCGCGTTCCTGACCATCTTCGACCACACCACCGAGCGCCCGCTGGAACCTAACCTGCTGTGGATCTTCGCCCTGGAGATGAACCGCTACATGCAGACCTACGGTATCTCCAAGCGCGACATCGCGCAGGTCGCGGTGAAGAACAAGCGCAACGCCGCCGACCACCCGTGCGCGATGCTCGGCGAAGCCAGCATAACGGTTGAAGACGTATTGAACTCCGAGGTGCTGGCCTGGCCGGTGCAGCGCCTGGACGTAAGCCCGGTAAGCGACGGCGCGGTCGCCATCGTCATGGCCGCCGAAGGCGTGGCAGAGCGGATCACCGACCGGCCGGTCTGGGTGCAGGGCGTGGGCTGGAACCTCGACACCGCCTACTGGACAAACCGCGATCTGGCCTACCCGGAGTACGTCGAGCGGGCCGCGCGCATGGCGTACGAGATGGCCGGCGTGCGGGAGCCCCGGAAGGAGATCCACATCGTCGAGCCCTACGACCCGTTCGACTACAAGGAGCTGCACCACCTGGAAGGGCTGCTCCTGGCCGACCGCGGCAAGGCGCCTGAGTTGACCGCGCAGGGTGTGACCGGGCGAGGGGGCGCCATGCCGGTCTGCCCGTCCGGCGGCCTGCTCGGGGTAGGCAATCCAATAGCCGCGGCCGGCCTGATGAAGGTCGCGGAGCTGTTCTGGCAGTTGCGCGGCGAGGCAGGGGCGCGCCAGGTGCCGGGGACGCCCGAGCGCGGCCTGGCCCAGGCATGGGGCGACCTGATGCAGGTGGGGACAGTAACGATACTGGGCACGCAGCGGCCCGCGTGA
- a CDS encoding acetyl-CoA acetyltransferase, with the protein MHPVAIIGVGWSGFRPVTPDVSYKELIYEAAVRAYADAGVDPRRDVDSFVTVSEDFHEGTSIFDEYVPDQIGGAQRPVHTITGDGLHGLAAAAMQILTGRFRVVVVEGHSKASNILTLPHITAYAMDPILNRPLRANPLAVAGLEACRYMHESGTTREQCAAVVVKNRRNALRNPAAAFGADLRTEDVLVSEAVASPLARLEISDHADGAIVLVLADAETAGRLSPRPAWIRGIGWANDSPSLESRSWARAVYAEQAAAMAYKMAGIGNPAEEIQFAEVDDTYAYKELQHLEALGLCSLGRAGPLTVEGATAPDGCLPINVSGGSLGVGHLLEASGLARVLEVVLQLRGQAGSRQLGDVYTGLAQSWRGVPTTSGAVAVLSNQLGGRES; encoded by the coding sequence ATGCACCCCGTCGCCATCATCGGCGTAGGCTGGTCGGGCTTCCGACCGGTTACCCCTGATGTGTCGTATAAGGAGTTGATCTACGAAGCAGCGGTCCGTGCCTACGCCGATGCCGGAGTGGACCCACGGCGCGACGTGGACAGCTTCGTGACCGTCTCCGAGGACTTCCACGAGGGTACCAGCATCTTCGATGAGTACGTGCCCGACCAGATCGGCGGGGCGCAGCGACCCGTGCACACAATCACCGGCGACGGCCTGCACGGGCTGGCCGCCGCGGCGATGCAGATCCTCACCGGCCGGTTCCGGGTCGTCGTTGTAGAAGGGCACAGCAAAGCCAGCAACATCCTCACCCTCCCGCACATCACAGCCTACGCGATGGACCCGATCCTCAACAGGCCGCTGCGGGCCAACCCGCTCGCCGTGGCCGGGCTGGAGGCCTGCCGCTACATGCACGAGTCCGGGACGACGCGCGAGCAGTGCGCGGCGGTCGTGGTGAAGAACCGGCGCAACGCGTTGCGCAACCCTGCCGCGGCGTTCGGGGCCGACCTCCGGACCGAGGACGTGCTTGTCTCCGAGGCGGTCGCCTCGCCGCTTGCGCGGCTGGAGATCAGCGACCACGCCGACGGCGCGATCGTCCTCGTCCTGGCAGACGCGGAGACAGCCGGGCGCCTCTCTCCCCGTCCTGCATGGATACGCGGAATCGGCTGGGCCAACGACAGCCCCTCGCTGGAGAGCCGGAGCTGGGCCAGGGCGGTGTATGCGGAGCAGGCGGCGGCGATGGCGTACAAGATGGCCGGCATCGGCAATCCGGCGGAGGAGATCCAGTTCGCCGAGGTGGATGACACCTACGCGTACAAGGAACTCCAGCACCTGGAGGCGCTGGGGCTCTGCTCCCTGGGGAGGGCCGGACCGCTGACCGTGGAAGGCGCGACCGCCCCGGACGGATGCCTGCCGATCAACGTATCCGGCGGGAGCCTGGGAGTCGGCCACCTGCTGGAGGCCTCCGGGCTGGCGCGCGTCTTGGAAGTGGTGCTGCAGCTGCGGGGGCAGGCAGGATCCCGACAGCTCGGCGACGTCTACACAGGGCTCGCTCAGTCCTGGCGCGGGGTGCCCACGACCAGCGGCGCCGTGGCGGTGCTGAGCAACCAGTTGGGCGGGAGGGAATCATGA
- a CDS encoding sugar ABC transporter permease, translating into MSAARPVEQVLWWLAAIPATMVIIVGFGLPLVQSLVASFTRDGVLTLANYELVYRLYRQDVVYTVMVAAAGLVLTFGIGIPLSGYLRLRHSQTAEFLLKVPLFVPFVVVGHAMRIFLAPRGTLPSLLHALGLVSPDTTLAISEGWIGLPIALAWKHLALVVLLLMGAFRGVGEEYLEAARGFGAGTFRQIWAVLVPMAAPSIGLAAVLSLTSMLASFSIPLMMTKGSGPQMLMIDLYHRYGLHGDFGTASAIGVVSYLLAAGAAYYYLKGVMRQ; encoded by the coding sequence GTGAGCGCGGCTCGTCCGGTAGAGCAGGTCCTGTGGTGGCTGGCGGCGATACCGGCCACCATGGTGATCATCGTTGGCTTTGGGCTTCCGCTGGTGCAGTCGCTGGTCGCGTCGTTCACGCGCGACGGCGTCCTGACGCTGGCGAACTACGAGCTGGTCTACCGGCTGTACAGGCAGGACGTCGTCTACACGGTCATGGTGGCCGCTGCGGGACTGGTGCTGACCTTCGGGATCGGCATCCCCCTCAGCGGCTACCTGCGGCTGCGCCACTCGCAGACCGCGGAGTTCCTGCTGAAGGTCCCGCTCTTCGTGCCGTTCGTGGTCGTCGGGCACGCGATGCGCATCTTTCTGGCACCGCGGGGCACGTTGCCTTCCTTGCTGCACGCGCTGGGGCTGGTATCACCAGACACGACCCTGGCAATCAGCGAAGGATGGATTGGGCTTCCGATAGCACTGGCGTGGAAGCACCTGGCCCTGGTGGTCCTGCTGCTGATGGGCGCGTTCCGGGGGGTGGGCGAGGAGTACCTGGAGGCCGCGCGGGGCTTCGGCGCTGGGACGTTCCGGCAGATCTGGGCGGTGCTAGTTCCCATGGCGGCACCGTCAATCGGGCTGGCCGCGGTGCTATCGCTTACGTCGATGCTGGCCTCGTTCTCGATCCCCCTGATGATGACGAAGGGGTCCGGGCCGCAGATGTTGATGATTGATCTGTACCACCGCTACGGGCTGCACGGCGACTTCGGTACGGCCAGCGCTATCGGTGTCGTGTCCT
- a CDS encoding GntR family transcriptional regulator: protein MSSRRLVRPAINPHSRVPKYLQLKAEFMREIQEGRWTEGARFASDQELTSQLGVSRMTVRQAVAELVNDGFLRRDHGKGTFVTRPRALRRFWTVISFTEEMRSRGLEVQNRLLGVRRVIPSGRIQKALRLRPGERVLQIRRIRAVHGQPIAYNVSNIPVSRCPDLDRCNLEEDSLYLIIQNRYGYRITRGDRAYRAAKPSRAEAALLGVAPGDQVLVVEGTTFVDREIPIDYCYEVYRE, encoded by the coding sequence ATGTCATCTAGACGTCTAGTGCGGCCTGCGATCAACCCCCACTCCCGCGTTCCCAAGTACCTTCAGCTCAAAGCAGAGTTCATGCGCGAGATTCAGGAGGGACGCTGGACTGAGGGTGCACGGTTCGCGTCTGATCAAGAGCTGACCTCGCAGCTTGGGGTAAGCAGGATGACGGTGCGACAGGCCGTCGCCGAACTGGTCAACGACGGCTTCCTCCGCCGCGATCACGGGAAGGGCACCTTCGTCACGCGGCCCCGCGCCCTCCGGCGGTTCTGGACGGTGATCTCCTTCACCGAGGAGATGAGGTCCCGGGGGCTGGAGGTCCAGAACAGGCTGCTCGGCGTCCGGCGCGTGATCCCATCCGGCCGTATCCAGAAGGCGCTGCGCCTGCGGCCGGGGGAGCGCGTGCTGCAGATCCGGCGCATCCGCGCTGTGCACGGCCAGCCCATCGCCTACAACGTTTCCAACATTCCGGTGTCCCGCTGCCCCGATCTGGACCGTTGCAACCTCGAGGAAGACTCGCTCTACCTCATCATCCAGAACCGGTACGGCTATCGGATAACGCGCGGCGACCGGGCCTACCGCGCCGCCAAACCCAGCCGGGCAGAGGCCGCGCTACTGGGGGTTGCGCCGGGCGACCAGGTGCTGGTCGTGGAAGGCACGACGTTCGTGGACCGGGAGATCCCGATAGACTACTGCTACGAGGTCTACCGTGAATAG